The Pyrus communis chromosome 8, drPyrComm1.1, whole genome shotgun sequence region AGGAGATCCTGCCAAGTATATGCAGCCAGCTAGAGGAAGTGCCTACCAAATGGCACTTGTAAAAAGGTGATCGTTTTCATACTACATATCAAACTTCATATGGTTATTGTTACATGCAAGAACCGAAATTTATTAAGATGTTAACTAAAATAAATATGATACTGTTTTATTGAGTTTGGAATTGAGCCattgacaaaataaataacattataAATTAAATGGTTTTACTAACTAATTGTATTGAAGTATATAGTTTGTGATAAATTCCACATCTGCTATATGTCAGTAGGTAGAACACGGACATATGAGTTGACACCATTACTGTCTATAGGAAGACATTGGGGGAAGGGTTAAGTCCCACAACGAGCGCAACTCTTGCATTTAGTTGCCACCGTTGAGTTTGGACCATGAGAAGACTGATACTATGCAAGTGAGGAATAATATTTAACATAATTAATAGTAGGATCACTAATCCATCTATCTGAAATCGTGACAAATATATTGTTCAAGGCACATAGCTATTATACTCTAACTCAAGGTACATAAAATGTACTCCTAACTCATTAGTTAGGTGGAGGGTGCATTTCAACCAGATCGCTGGTCCGTCTCTCTAGGATATCGACAAATAATATTTTCGCGGTGCATCGGCTCCGCCATAGTTGTTGTAGTTAGTCTTTTTGTTCGACAACTTACGAATCTACATAAGTGGAGCAACTTAATATTTGTGGTTTCTCCCTAGCTATGAGAGTTTGTTGTTTTAAGTTTGCTTTCTGGATATGCGGTTGGTTTAATCAGGCTCCCTTGTGGCGGAAGAAGTATCTTATTTATTTAGATGTTGTTGAGGTAtatcttttcaaaatttatattaattggTCATATATAGCTAAGTTATGAATCAATTTTGACTACATAAAAAAGTGTGATAAACTTTATAGGTGTCCTAACTTAATCACCTATTACTAGGCGTTGGatttatcacaaaaggtcttTAGTGATATTAGGGTCGGGTGGAAACTCttatatattaattgtatattattttgtcatGACGGATGTGGTATTCTATTTTCCAGTACACCCCCCCTCATGAGTGGGCCCACACAAGGTCACAAGGAAAACCAATTCCCACATTATTGGGAACTTAACAAGTCATTATACTGAAACTAACACAACTTTTTGAGAGCTCGATCATCATCAAGAGACTAGTGCCAAAACAAGTTTTTGAGGGTCCATTCATTCAATAGTTTTAAGCTGGAGCTAGCGCAAAGCAAATTCAAGCCCAGTAAATTGGGCTCAGGATGTGCCAAAATAACACTCTACTATGATACCATGATAAACATTtcaggcttatcatgataaacATTTTCAGGCTTATCATGGTCGACTACAATATTACTGATATTGTTCCAACTTAACCACCTACTATCAGGCATTAGGTTTTATCACGAAAGATCCCAATGATATTACGAGTGGAAACTTCtatatattaattgtatattattttgtaataTGATCGATATGGAATTCCTATTCTCAAACAAAAAGTACTTGAGACGTATGTATAATAAATCCAAATTGCAGAATTCATACTACTTGTGATATAATCTAAACGATaaacaataaattaaacaaCCTACTTTAGTTAAGTGCATTGACACCTACGTTACTcagttacacacacacacacacacacacacacacacacatatatatatatacactttcTTTGTCATTTGGAGAGGGAACATTTAATCCCGGCACCTCCACTTTGCCATCTTCCAATAGTTAAGTAGTAGGTCTTTAGTTGCATTATAAGTTTTTGCACTGAGATAAGGAACGGTGATATTATAAACAAAACTGCAGAATACTAATCGGTAACTGTAAACAGTGTACGCGTTTGTAAGcaaattgcttttgtttttggaacgttatcgtttttattttcttgaagaaaagaaaaggaaaagattgTTTGCATGTGAACCAATCGAATGCTTACAAGTGCACTGAACCTTTACAAACATGAAGTTAGGAGTGGACCAAAGGAAGGATATTGATTGAAAATTGAGATATCGTAAATAACACGCGTACGCATGCAGTTCCATGAAAAACGTTGCCAGAAGGTACAGTGGTGAATGCTAGAAATCTCCAGGGTTTCTTGTCTGGCCTTCCAAGTTCTAAACAAAGATTTAAAGAAGAGATAAACGGGTTCGTCGAGACTCGAGGAATAGCCAAAatacaaaggaaaattaaacATCGCAAAGGAGGGACCTTCAAATTCCAATCCACACGGGTTTCTATATAGTTTGGACAAAGACATGTGGACGCCAATGCCACGGCAATCTTCTTATCTCCTCATCTACTCCTCTCGACACCTCTCCCACCCAAAAAAAGCATTCGATAGTTCCATCTCTCCCTTTCATAGTTTTTGTTTCCATTTCCATTACTACCGATCCGTTCAAACTTCACAAATAAGCAAAATACTACTGATGCCCAAGCTTCAAAAATAAGCAAAATAATATCGATATTTACATACGTGTTCTTAGTCAAGTTAGTTAGAGCATTGTGTTTTTCTTACTGCATCAAGATTGGACTCTCCTTACCGTACTAGTTTAGTTACATCTAGTGGCATAGCCATGATTTTAAATAATGGGGTCATAATATCAACCAAAAAAGATTTATAGGGCCATTTTGTCAATCACCTAGGAGGCACCTGCCAATCCTTGTTAATATATGCCTAAAGTTTATGCCAACATTTGACAACTACTATTATTTATAGAGGTTTGTCAATAGTGGATGCAGAATACTGCGGAGTAATATTGAAGACCACCGAAGCTTTTCAACTAAAGTATTCATACAAGAATAGAGAATAGGAGGAGAAATTATGATAGAATAAAATAGACGAAGTATGAAGAGAAAattgtaatttagtttgcatTAGCTATTTATAGAGgtcaaatacaatatacaaacaaatatacatggaGGGTTTTGAAGTTGTTGGGGTCAAGGACATACCCCATGTTGACTTCGTCACTGATTATATCTAATGTAGAATATCGTTTTgtataaaaatgaaattattaatATTCAAGCTTCTTATATGTGACTAtgcctttttctctttttcccaTGAAATGAAAGAACTATATATGTCCATGTTTTATAAGCAAAGGTTTTTGAGAAATTAGTTTCATTATTCTGCCTAATTTATCTTGTTTTTGAGGAATTAGTTTCATTATTCTGCCTAATTTATGAGAGattattctaaaaaaattgaaatacatTAACCCACATTTATTATTGGATGTGcctatatataaatacatgtacatctctgttttttctttttgtacttGGGTTTTCATCTAAGATGTGTTCTAACAAAAATGTACCAGGGTAAGATCAAGATTTTGTCTCCTTTTTTAATAGGGGAGTGTATGAGTACTAAAGTGTCATGTACCTTTTATTAGGTTTAATTAAGTTGGCTACTTTGCTTCATTTTGTGCACACCAAGTTCAAAACTTCCTCTTTACGATGTaaataaatttagtttaaatattctatcatttatcaaaataaagtaaaattatACCATAAGTTAAACACGCATGTCCTATAAGAAGCCAACAAGAAGCCTAAAGCGATATAAAGTAGATTATAGTACGTAGGCCAAGCACAAGCAAAGGATAACAAACATAATTCGATAAATAGTCCGAACTTTTACTTAAACGAAAAGCCTACCAAAGACGCGTGGATCCCCATCGTTCCTGAAAAGTTATATAATGTTGTAAATTGATAAGGTGTGAGAGGATGATAAACATTTCATTTGGTTAATCTTTGAAATCTGTACAAGGAATGATTAATTTcttaattggttaattaatcATATTATGGGCACTACGTGTGCATGGTTGTTGTGTGAAGGGAGAGGATATTTTGgtaatatgatgcatatatgtgCATGCAGAAATATCTAAGTTGTCGCCATCGCTTAATACTGGGCCCTTTCGACATGCAAGTGGTCGCCTTCGCGGATTGTATCACTGTGCAGGGGCTACTTTTAAGTTTGATCGTTGAAATGATTTCCGACCACGTCGAGCCCTTTAATTGAAACGAGACATACAAGtccatacaaaaaatatatcacaaaatattattttattaaataataaataaatatttacatGAGAAGGGCCAAGGAGATAATGATGTGAATGTGGCCTTGTGGatcatttatatatttgatgCCTTAGTTTTCTTTGGTTGTGATTGGATATGCAGAATTCTAGGGTTTATCGTCTACCTCAAATGAAATCCAAATTTGGTCGTCTGGCTAGCTACTTTTGTGCATAAAGTTAAACACGAAGGCGAATACGACCAGTAGGGTTTCTGCAAATAGGATCGTTCTAGTTAGTTTGTGATGTTCATGGATTTCAACTTGCAAATGCATATTTGGTTGTCCAAAGTATATATTGGTGATACTGAATGAATGGAACCTACAACAACCTTGACAACCCTATGCATGAAAATTACCAAGGAAGGTGCGGGAGGTGTTTACATATGAAAGCTAAACATCTCTCCTTAATTAAAAATCTCTCCCTAGTTTGTAAATCACATTGTTATGCCTCTGTAATTTGGCTCAAGAAGGTTTCATCACTTGTTGATATGGTTTCGGTTCATCACTTGTTGATATgatttcggtttcggtttctaGCTATTAGGCCTCTGTAAATTAACGTTctatgttgatgcacaaaatcaggtGTATCTTGAGTCAATGTAAAGTGTGAAGGGAACTTCGGTTAAGGATAGATGGACGAAGCAACCTACAAGGAAGGTAGAGTAAGTGTCGAAGGGCACCAGTGTGGTACCTGCTTAAGAGCCTTTGATGCTTAAAATAGCAAAATATGTTTGAGGCGTCACGCGCATGGATGAGTTTATTGGTAATATAGTACTGTTAAGTAGTAATGATGTGTAACCTTTTGAAGGGAGTAGAAGTTACTTTTTAAAAGAGGCAAAGTTGGGGATGATTTCTAGACTAGGTCAATGTGAGATTGAATGCACTTAATGTGGTGTTGTCACTTGTTGCGTTGTGATTGGCCTTCAAGTTGAAGGGAGATCTCCCATTAATTAGCTACGGGAATAGCCACGAGTTGTGGTTCTCGCTTGTTGTGAGGTTAATTCGTGTGCTTCGACATGAGTGCCTCAGCAGAGTCCTTTCGGATGGTTCATGAGGTTTCCCAGTTAACCTGTATTTAGAGGTTTCGGGATCTTCAATCCATTGCATCAGGTGGGTTCAAACCCTCTTCCTCCCCTCCTCATATACAACTTAGATAAATTTGGTGCAGAGTATCTTAGgttgttcaaagaaaaaaatatgttaTCATCCTTATTAGCATCCAAATATCATCTCtaaaaaaattctttcaaaGTTACGTTggtaatatatttatatatatatatttttttttaacttttaaagtaGAGTACGGACCACGTTAATAAGGAATGAAGACGTTTCTCCTTTCCGAAAATAAGGAAAGTATTATCCTTATCCAAAAGATGAAGATTTTCTACACTTCTACGCTAGTTCTTTGGATTGCAGTTGAGAGATTCTCTCGACAAATTGTTGACAATTTTCGCCAAACGAAGGCAGAATAGCTTATGCTATAACAATGCTTGGTCTTAGCTGCAAACACCACAAgattgttaattaaaaaaaaaaaaaaacaccacaaGATTTGATTTGAGTGGGCGTGAGCCGCGACACACTAAAGACAGTTATTAGTGCGCAATCTTAACCCCATAAACTAAGCTAATATGCTAAGCATTTATTTGGTGGTGTCACTGTATAGTTGACTGATACGATAGTCCACGTTCCTCTTAATTTTCACAAAGCAATGAGTCTTATTGGTTTGGGGTCATCTTTTTTTAGGGTGAGCTTTTGTGTAACGAAAATGTAGCTTTTTTATGACCAGAAGGTCATAGATTTGAGTCAAGAAAACAACAACCTCTTTGCAAATCAAGAAAAATGTTGCATACGATAGATGTTTCCTCTCTAACACTCACAAAACGGAAACTTTGTTGGCTTGGAGTTGTCCATTTTGTCACTACATATAGTATGGACCCATTATCCAAATAGGACATGAAATTAACACCCACTACCGCCATATACATACTCATCAAACAGATGCCCTTTTTCCTTTGAAGAAGAGTACGGGCCACATTGCAGAGCCCTACCCTATATCATTCAAACATTATATTATCTTATACATATCTAAACAAATTTTATATCCGGTCACGGGCCACGGTCACTGTCATATATATCTTGTAAGTGTACAGCCCTTAATACAAACAGTGCTTGATATGCACCAATTTTTCACCATAGTCCTACTTGTTATAACTAAGTGAGGTCCAAAATGATTCCATgtgtaaataaattaaatgagaGATCATCATACACGTATTTTGGTCAAAAAAACTTGATGCGTCTTTATCTCAAGTTAGGGAGCACTTACAATGATAGTTGTTGGATAAGGGGTTAGTTTCCAAAGTGTGTATGGGcagttggacaaaattgaacaTCTAGAATGTAAGAGAATTTTTACTGTACAAGTGGGTTGAAATGACTTATTATAATACACACAATGACGATAAATGATGTTAAAACAAGGATATATCAACAGTTGAACAATGACAGTGATGATCTATTGATGCCATGAGGGCGATCTATGATATACGTCTCAACAGTTCAACAATGGGAGGAAAAATGAAAGGTCCGCGGGTACGATAGCATGTCAATAGTCGAACAATGACTTAGCAATAATCTATAGACTTAATTCAACATCTGGAGGAGATGTCAAGATCCTAAATTTGTGTTTCTACATCCATTTGCAAACGAATATATCTCTTGATAGCGATGCCTTATGTGGGATTCAAAGATGAGAAACGAAGAGATGCATAGATGTGAGAGGGAGATATCAAGTGGATGCATTGAGTTTGGAGGGAGGAGAGAAGAGAAGCAAGGCACGTACTGAATATGAACAGTGAACACGGACCAACGCATTCGGTTTTGCTTGGTTTGTTAGTTTTTTAAATCGGGCTGGGGTTTTCTGGTTTAAAACGGGTACTTTCAACCCAGTCGGACAATAAACATAATGGTAATCTAGGTCGTTGGATACAGTAGAGAATGTAACGGTCATGATCTCATTGATTTCGGTTTCTTAGCTCAAGGGAGTGTGAGTAGTAATCAAGGGGGTGTGAATATTCTACTTTCATTGATTCTATTACCTCCACTTAATACATTCAGTTTTTTTTCCAATCATATTGGAGATAAAGAGGTTTAACTTCACATGAATTTCTTATTACGAAGTTAGTCACAATGTAATTTTCAGTTTATAACTGTTTagacaattttgtttttttgttttctttttaattagaTAATATCCGTAggttgtaataaaataatattaattctTATCATGATGAAGTCACCATTGCGTCAAATGCACCATTGGGATCCTTGCCGGATATTTTTTCTTGGGATTCTAGGGATCCCATGATCATGtgcgttcatcgtacatcgtatggTCAGTTTTTgctaggtactatttatatttaattttaaattttgaaatgatttttgaccgtacaatgtacgatgaacgatcacgatcacATGATTCTCTAGGATTTCTAGAAAAAGGATTCGGCGATCATCATTTTCCTCAAATGTAACCAAAATATAAGAGTTTTCAAATGGGTAATGGTAAAGACTTATCTacttaaatcatattttataaacCAACGATTGATGATTTGACTTTTTAttgttaaattattaaaaaaaaattaaccaccAAGTGTCACATTATATGATCTACAAAACATAATTTAACAATATAATCTctttagtatttttcttttaaaatcgTAAGATTGGTCGGACATACAACGTGATCATCGACTTGATCCAAGATTTTCCGGCTAATGCAACATAAATGTGCGAGAATATTTGTAGATATTTAattcttgaagatttgaatcaAACACCCTAACCTCAGCTCACCTTTTGTACCGCGCCCCGATTTAGCAACCGCGCGCGCGACAGCGCGCTAAACTCAAGTTTTCTTCccgctaaaaatttaaccctgATCAACATCTCCCACCCGTTTCTTCCAGCGTGTTCGAAGCCTCGCCCGCCTGCACGCCATTTTCCTTTCCCTCCAAACACAATGCCCGCCATCGCCAAACGCAGCCTTGAACTCAACAAAGACATCATGGCCACCCGATCGGAGAGTACGCCCGATGCCGTCCCATCCGCCGGCGGTTCCACGCCTCCGAGGCGGAGGCTCGGATCCAACTCGTCGCCGATGAAGCCTAGTCCGATCTCCAAGCCCATGAAATTGGGTTCGCCTCGAAAGCGGCTCAGTACTTGCGATAACACTCAGGCAAACGTGAGATTGGATTTTATTGTTGATATGTTGCGATTGCGAAGTAATTTGAGAGATTGATAAAGCCATCGATTTTATCTCGTTGGTTAATTTGGAAATAATTTCAGGGAATTGAGAAGTATTTCACCAAAAAGAAGGTCCAGACTTCGTGCAAATCAGTCGAAAAATCAGTTGAGAAACTAAAATGgaacctgaaaggtgactgttTTCAAGcgaaattaatttaatttatgggAAAATGTGTGTCTTTGGTGTTTGGACTGGgaaattgttttggttggaTGTGTAGATGGCAAGCAAATCAGTGAGGTGAAGGAGGCATTGCACGTTTCAACCGTGCCGTCAACTGTTTCGTGCCGGGAAGACGAGCAGAAGAGGGTTTTGGAGTTCTTGAAACAATGCATAGAGCAAGAGAAGGCTGGAAGTTTGTATGTGTGTGGGTGTCCCGGGACCGGAAAATCGCTGTCCATTGAGAAAGTGAAGCAGGCTTTGGTTGATTGGGCAGGAGAGGTGAGCTAATTGCTTCTCAACGCTTTTATGTGCTTAATTGTACAAGTATCATAGAATCTTTGAAACGTATactacattttttattttatgtgccATGTCCGAAAAATGTGTTATTTAGATACGAAGTGTTAATTAACACTGGGAATTGTTCTTATTGCCAGGCTGGGTTTGAGGAACCGGATGTGTTGGCTTTGAATTGTTCTTCTCTAACAAAGACTTCTGATATTTTCGCTAAGGTAACGAAACTCGAATGCTTCTTCTGTTGTTGGTTGTAAGTTATGACAGATGAAGTGCTCACATTTGGTTTGCAATGGCAGATACTTGGTAAAGACCAAACGCCAAAGGAAGTTAAAAGCAAAACCTCATCCCTGCagcttctccaaaatttgtacTCTCAAAAGCCTTTGTATTCTAGAAGGAAGATGACGTAAGTAATTTATCCTCGTTCGAACACGATCTGAGCAATATTTGACAGAATGTAATAAAGAGTGGTTATACTAAAATAGTTTCTATTCCATCAGGCTGGTAATAGCTGATGAGTTGGACTTCTTAATTACTAAAGACCGGGTGGTGCTTCATGATCTTTTTATGCTCACAACGTACCAATTCTCGAGATGCATACTCATAGGTACTAATCTAGTTAATATAAGGTAAGTTCAGTTACAAATTTGTAGTAATATGTGAAGTTCTTATACTATTTATGCTTTTGCAGGAGTGGCAAATGCCATAGACCTGGCCGGTCGTTTTCTTCCAAGACTTCAGTCATTAAATTGTGAGTTGAGTAGCTTTGTTAACTCGTTTTTCTTCAATGAGATGCTGTACTGTATTTGGGGTGTAGTACTTACTAGCAACTAGTGTGCTTACGTATTATGTTCATGTTCTAGGCAAACCTATGGTTATTACTTTTCGGGCATACTCTTATGACCAGATTCTCAGGATTCTTCAACAGAGGTTAATTGTAAGTTTATGCCTTCATTTATAAATTAATCACGAGCCTGaattaggaaattttttttttctcccttgcTGTGGAGTATTCATATACGAGTTGTTCTCtcttattgtcttggtttatTTACCGACTACTAACAGTTATTGTGGTCCAACAGACACTACCTTACACCGTCTTTCAACCACCAGCATTAGAACTTTGTGCAAGAGTAAGTTTGCTATTGTTATCATATTTTCAAGAACATCCTTATTGGATTTAGATGTTaccaatttttatattaaaagcaTATAGGCTGAGTACTTACAATGAAAAATGGCAGAAAGTTGCTGCCGCATCTGGAGATATGAGGAAAGCTCTTTGTATTTGCAGGTTAGTTTTGTTGAGTCGCAtgataaattattaaattgtaAGAAAGGTGTCTGAATTAGACGATTCTGATTAATTGGAATAGACATGGACTGTGCAATTGAAAGGAACAAGCACTTTAGATTCATCAATGTATCAGAAAATGTAAATGCCTTACAAGTTACAAGTCATATAAATGTCAGAGAATGCATCTATATATCTGGtgattttttattctatttgtaGGAGCATTGCGTGGGGTTATGAGCGTAATTTTTCCTAAACTTTTTTCCAGGAGTGCCATTGAGATTCTGGAAGCAGAGGTGAAAGAATCTGCTGAGAACTTGAATTCATCATCAGTAGTGGATGCATTCTTTGAGCAGCAGACGGCAACTGCTCCAGCTCCTGTTGTGAAAAAACAGGAGACTGATGTTGTAAGCGATCACCCTTGATCCCCACATGCTTCAAGAACTTATCTGAATCACCAAACTGACAGATTTCATGCATTCGTTTCAGTTCATTCTTTTGTTCGTGCAAGAAGATTTCAGAAATTTTCCAATTCCATTATCTTTATTTGATTCATTCTTTAACTCCAAAAGTTTCAAGTAAATACTTTG contains the following coding sequences:
- the LOC137741303 gene encoding cell division control protein 6 homolog B-like, translated to MPAIAKRSLELNKDIMATRSESTPDAVPSAGGSTPPRRRLGSNSSPMKPSPISKPMKLGSPRKRLSTCDNTQANGIEKYFTKKKVQTSCKSVEKSVEKLKWNLKDGKQISEVKEALHVSTVPSTVSCREDEQKRVLEFLKQCIEQEKAGSLYVCGCPGTGKSLSIEKVKQALVDWAGEAGFEEPDVLALNCSSLTKTSDIFAKILGKDQTPKEVKSKTSSLQLLQNLYSQKPLYSRRKMTLVIADELDFLITKDRVVLHDLFMLTTYQFSRCILIGVANAIDLAGRFLPRLQSLNCKPMVITFRAYSYDQILRILQQRLITLPYTVFQPPALELCARKVAAASGDMRKALCICRSAIEILEAEVKESAENLNSSSVVDAFFEQQTATAPAPVVKKQETDVVTIGHMASALSKTFKSPVVDTIQSLPQHQQIILCSAVRLFRGKKKDSTVAQLNKSYIDICKSTLIPPVGIFEFSSMCRVLNDQGLLKLGGQSRDEKLKRVTTNAADEADITFALQGIRFFRNCLQ